Genomic window (Ureibacillus composti):
GCCAAATCGATACCATTAGTAACAATATCGCAAATAGCAATACTACTGGTTACAAAGCGAAAGAAGCGCAATTTTCTGAGCTTCTTTACCAACAATTCAATAACGACCAGCTTGATCCTGCTGCACGCCAATCACCTGTTGGAATTCGTTACGGTGCAGGTGCAAAAATTGGTCAGATTCAAACGAATCATGCAATGGGAACATTACAAAGAACTGATCGAGACTTAGACCTTGCTTTGACGAAAGAAAAACAATACTTCAATATTTTGATGCCAGAAGGTGAAGAAGGTCAGCGTTTAGTTTATTCAAGACAAGGGGATTTTTATGTTACTCCTGTTGCAGATGGACAGGTCATGTTAGTAAATAGCGACGGTTATGCAGTAGCTGATTCTAATGGAGAAGCAATTTACTTTCCTGACAATGTGTCAAATTTCGGATTGTCAGAAGATGGTACGTTGAATGTCAATTATCCAGATGGTGAAGTATTAACTGTCGAGCTTGGCATTACTGAACTACAAAAGCCACAACTGATGGAACATGTAAAAGGTACATATATAGCATTACCAACCAATATGGATGATTTAGGGTTTACTGCAAATGAAGTCTTAACTGATTTGCAAGGAATTGGGCGAGCAGAAATTGGAATTACAAACGGTTCTCTTGAAATGTCAAACGTCAATCTTTCGAAAGAGATGACGGATTTAATTAAAACGCAACGTTCTTATCAATTTAATACCCGTGCAATTAGTATTGCTGATCAAATGTTAGGACTTATTAATGGTATTCGCTAAATGCATTCATTCATGAAAAACGATTAATTGAGGCAAGTACATAGAACTTGACTAAAAGGGAGATGGCCAATGACAGACGAATTAAAAAGTAATTCAAAAGAGACCAATGTTTCCCCTGAAGCAAAGAAAAGAAAAAGATCAAATAAACCTGAAATAAGCCCTGAACAAAGAAGACGATGGATTCAAATTCGTCTAATCCCAATTTGGGCAAGAATTTTACTTGTATTATTATTACTTTTCCTTGCCACAATTACTGGTTTAATGATTGGTTATGGCTTTATTGGCGATGGTGAACCGATGGACGCATTAAAATGGGGAGCATGGCAGCACATACTAGATTTAGTTAACGGTAAAGTTTAACTCAGGTCAAATCGTTACACGGTTACTCGTCAAAAAATGATTTTGTTGACTTAAAGCGGAGGTGACTACTCGCTCCGTTTTTTCACTATGTGTTAAAATAGTAAAGTACCATAAGATGTTCTTTAATGAATGTCTAGGACAAGCTATTTCTTCATACGAATATGTTATAATGTCGGGGACTTGGACAAGTTATACATAATAATAATTTTAGGGGGTATTTGGATGTTAACAGCTGAACAAATTCAAGAAATTTTACCACATCGTTATCCGTTTTTATTAGTAGATCGTATTCTAGAACTTGAAGAAGGAAAACGCGCGGTAGGTCTGAAAAATGTATCTATTAATGAAGACTTCTTTAATGGACACTTCCCAGGGTATCCAGTTATGCCAGGTGTATTAATTATTGAAGCATTAGCACAGGTTGGTGGCGTAGCTCTTTTAAATTCTGAACAATTTAAAGGTAGACTAGCTTTTTTAACTGGAATTGATAATGCTCGTTTTAAACGTCAAGTAATCCCAGGTGATCAATTACGTTTAGAAGTTGAATTCGTTCGTCTACGTGGTTCTATGGGGAAAGGTCATGCCGTTGCTACTGTTGATGGTGAATTAGTATGTGAAGCAGACATTTTATTTGCGATTGGACCAGTACAACCAAAATAAATCTTTAGTTAACGGAAAGAAGCGTACTTGTACCTTCTTCTTTTTATGAAATTTGTGTTTTACTCCTGCCAATTGTTGTGAATACTAATTTGTATAAATTAAATGATCATACGTAACTCGAGTAATACACAAAGAATTGTGATACATTTTATTATGGATGTTATTAAAAAATAATATCCGTTTTGTATTTTTTATTTCCCATAGTGGAATATGTTGGATTTGCGAAATGTATCAATCGATAGGGTTTTTGGCTTTTAATTGTAGGAGGTTTAATAATAGATGTATAAAGACTTATCTTCAGGTGTTAAGATTAGCATTACACGTTCCATCACAACATCATTTGAAGCATATTTGGCTAATATTGGATGGGATGAAGATCAATTCTCAATGGAAGATTTTGTGGCTAACTGGCAAGCGTATTTTAAAGAAAATGCTGCTTGGTATGATAAGGTGCCAGAGGAAGTATTGTTAAGCGCAGAATTCCATGAAGAGATTGCGAAAAAAATTGACGAAGTGATTGCTAAAGTTTTGAGTGAAGAACCAACAGAAAAGCAAATTGAGTCAATTGAAAAAATGCAAAAAGAGCTTGGAACTGATTATTCTTATGGTTGTAAAGCAGAAGCTGCATATATTGAAAACCTTTTAAAGGAAAAGTTAAATTCTAAATAAGGTTATGTCTATAAAAGCGTTTTATGGATAATAATTCAAACACGAAAATTCAGGATAGTTCCCTCCATTCCCGGGCACTCTATGTACAGTCACATCTTATAAAAAATGTGATGAAGAGAAACGGAAGGAGGGAATTTTTATATGTGGAAAAAGTCTGCTTTTGCATTTATCCTTGGGAGTGCATTCTTAGTAGGGTGTAATGCGGATAACAATGCCGTAGATGACACTGCGAATGAAATTGAAAAAGGTGTCAATGACGTTCAAGAAAATGTAAATGAAGGTGTCAATGATGTTGAACAAGGTGTAGACGATACACTTGATAACGACGGTGTCGATAATAATGTAGATAACGACGTCATTGATAATGACGGCATACAAAATAGCAATGGTGCTGGTCAAAATGGTGTCTCTGGAAATGTCGATAATGGCGACGAGCGTATCCTAAATGACAACCAGGAAGACATTATTGAAGATGAAGTAGACATTAAAGACCGTGATGCAAAAGACGAGTAATTAAAAATAGCACTAACAGGACAAATAGCTTCCAGTATTCGACGATCATCGAGTACTGGAAGCTTTATGTATTTCTAATCCTTTAAAAGAGGGCGATCACGCATTCCCTTTTCAAACCGTTCAAACAATTCCTTACCTGAAAGATTTTCTTCGAGTAATAATTTTAATAACTTTTCAGCATATTTCGTTCTTCTTCTTGTGATCGTTCCTTTAAGTAATACAGAAATTCGATTTCCAATAACATGAATATTACTTACAACGACGCGAAAAGGTGCGGGTTCATTATCTGGAAAGGAAATGACCACTTGTACATCAAAGACTTCTTTGGATGCTTGTAACTGCTCGAAAATCACCTTATATTTTTCAGAGATAAATAATTCAAGAATCCAGGACTTATGGCTATTTTCCTGATTAATTACAATTCCATCTTCTAAAGGAATCTGTTTCCTTCCCTTTTCTGTCATTAACTCAAACGAAAGCATTTTGAAAGTTTTCAATCCCATCTCCCCTTTAATTTGAATTGTTAATTTTAGTATAACATAGAAAAATGCGAAATTTATGATTTGCCCCTATAATTTAAAGCCTCTTAAACTAAGCGCTATCAAGGCTTAACCAAACTTTTCCCCAATTCTTAAATACCTCAAAAATGAATTTTAACTTCCGCTAATGAAGCATTTCTGACTTTTCGGGTTTTGCCCAAATGAAACAGATTCAATTATGATATGGGCAGAAGGAAAGGAGGTGAATCTTATGAATCAGGTAGGACTTGTAGGAAGGTTAACACGAGATCCAATGTTAAGGGAGTTCCCGAATAATCGGTTTCAGACCTCTTTCGTATTAGCGATTAACCGGAACTATCGAAATAATCAAGGGAGTGTTGAAGCGGATTTTGTTCTATGTGTCGCTTGGGGGAAACTTGCCGAGCGAATAGTTCGATATTGTGGAAAAGGCTCGCTTGTGGGTGTAAATGGTCGGTTACATACCCGTTCCTATACAAATAAAGAACAAAACAGGATCTATACAACAGAAGTATATCTAGATGATGTACGGTTCTATACATTGAAACGGCCTGAAAGACAATATGGAACCACTACGCCAGAGAAAGTAAGTGTTGAAGGAAATTATGTTTCACAAGAACATCAAGAAATTGATCGACAAAAAGTACCGGATCAATTTGTTCTCCCAGAAACAGAAGATGCATTACCGATTATTTAATAAATAAAAAAAAGTGGAATTGTTGAAGTGATGAAGGCATGCAAGGGTAATAAGAATAGGGAAATTGGGGAATTTCCCTAAATAGGATTTAGACGGACGGTATTAAGAAAATGCTAAATGAAAGGGGGAGGATCAGTAAAATCTACTGCTGACCGCACAGTAGTAACCATTCTCCTATACTCTACACGTAACTGCCATCTATACGGGTTTGTAGAGACCGACAACTTAATAATGTAAAAGAGACTATTAGATAAGGTAAGAAAATGGATAAGCACTTTGAAGAGGGAAAACCGTACGAATGAAAAAAGTGAGCGACTCAAACTTATGAGCGCTCACTTTCCGTTTTTTTGTTATCTGACCGAAGCTGTATCAAGCATTAATAAATCAAGTAATTCATCTTCTTGAAGTTCGGTTAACCAATTGCTTGATTGAATTAATTCTTGTGAAAGGGCCGATTTGACTTCCAGCATTTTATCTATTTTCTCTTCAATTGTACCAAGTGTAATAAACTTATGAACTTGAACAAATTGAGTTTGACCAATTCGGTATGCGCGGTCGGTTGCTTGATTTTCAACAGCAGGGTTCCACCATCGATCGGCATGTAATACATGGTTGGCGGCTGTTAAATTTAATCCTGTACCCCCAGCTTTTAAAGATAGTAAGAAAATAGGGAATTCATGATTTTGGAAGGCCTCCACTAAATGATCTCGTTGATGTTTAGCCATACTTCCTGTTAAAAAAGGTACATCTATATTATATAACTCTGAGAAACAATGCTGTAATAAATGCCCCATCCCAATATACTGGGTAAAGATCAAACACTGTTCGCCATTGTCGACAATTTCTGCTGCAAGTTCAACAATCCGCTTTATTTTCACTGAACGATTCATCATCGTTTTTGCTTCATCAAATGGCTCTTTTAAATAAAGAGCAGGATGATTACATAACTGTTTTAGTTTGCTAAGCATTTGAAGAATACGTCCCTTTTTCTCAAATGGCGTCATGTTTTCCATTTGAGCAAGTGTATCCTCAATATAGCCTTCATACAAAGCGGCTTGCTCCCTTGTTAATGGGCAGAATTCTTTTGATTCTTGTTTATCTGGTAAATTTAACATAAGATCTGGATCATTTTTCGTACGACGTAATAGGAATGGCGAAATTTTCGCACGTAAGATCTGTTTATGGCGGTCTGATTCATCGCGTTCAATTGGTAAGATAAATTGCTCTTGGAACTTTCCAAAGCTTCCTAAATACCCTTTGTGGATGAAATCAAAAATAGCCCATAGTTCCGAAAGTCGATTTTCAATCGGAGTTCCGGTTAACGCAATATGATGAGTCCCGACTAACTTCCTAATGGAGCGTGATTGAAGGGTCTGCATATTTTTTATGTTTTGCGCTTCATCTAGTGCAATTGTTGACCAATGGACAGTCTGTAAAAATTCAATATCTTGAGAAATGGTACCATACGTTGTCAGGATTAAGTTTGGCTTTTCTTTTTCAAGATATGTTGTAAATGTCTCATCCTTCATTCGGGAGGAGCTATAGTGGGTATGAACTTTTAGAGTCGGTGCAAAACGGGCTAATTCTTTTTGCCAGTTACCTAAAACTGATGTTGGACAAATAATAATAGTTGGATTGCTTTCTCCCATTGTTTCATATGTGTGAAGGAGGTAACTGATTAGTTGGACCGTTTTCCCTAATCCCATATCATCAGCAAGTACAGCTCCAAAACGTTGTTCCCTCATAAACACAAGCCAATCAAAACCTTCTTGTTGGTATGGACGAAGCTCAGCTTGTAATCCTTTTGGTAATTCAACAGAAGGTAAGCCTTTTTTATGTTGTAGTTGTTCTAAATACGATTTCAATGACTTTTGTAATTCGAATGCGAAGAATGGATCGTCAAGTTCCTCTTCATCAGCTTCAAGAGGTGCTGCAAGTTCTTCTGGAATTTCACGGAATAATAAATCGCGAACAGTCCAATTTTCTTTCTCCGCTTTTTCCATGAGTTCACGAATTTCCATCATCCAATTTGCATCAATGCGGAACCATTCATTGCCAATACGAACGAATTCTCGTTTTTCATCAACAATCTTACGGAACTCTTCTGGCGAAAGTTCTTCACCGTTCATTGAAAGCTGCCATTTGAATGCTAAAATATCGTCTAAACCAGCCATTGATTTCTGTGACTGATTCGAAGCACTTACTTTAACTCGCAACTTAGATTGTTTTAATTCTTTTAACCATGCTGGAAGAATAACATCAAAGCCAAGTGCCCCCAGCTTAGCAAAATCATCTCGTAAAAGTTTTCGTACTTCCGCATCTTCAAGACTGACATGAAGGAAGCTGTCCGTAGAAATGCTATGCTCACTTAAATCCATTAGTTCAAGCATTTGATTTTGTAGATTTGCAATATCTTCCGCAATCGGTACCCATTTTTCAGGTACAGCTTGAGGAATTGGATAATGACGCTTACGAATTGCGGGTGTCCAAAGTTTGGCTGTTTTATTGGTTGCTAACACAGTTTCAAGCAGCCATTCCTCTGAATTTTCTTCTGGTTCCGATAAGCGAAGTGCTACTTTTACATTGCCAATAGAATGCTCTTTTTGTAATGGCCATCCACCTTCTTTGAAAAAAGGTAGTAAAGTAGGAAGGTCATTTTCAGTTAACCCTGCAAACGCCAGCTTTTGTTGTACCGCTGTCGTTAAAACAGAGGTTAAGTAGTCTAGGTCAATTTCAATATCCTTAAAAGCTGATGTAACGAATTCATCTTTGGCAAATTCAGTAGGTAGTTTGAAAGATAAATGTAACTTACCTTCCTCAGCTGTCTCGGTTTTTGCGTAATCCCAGAGAACACTACTATTCCAAAGAAGTTGAAGTGCATTTGTACTTGCTATGATCTTTTTCGATTGGTCATCTACGCCCACATGCTGAACAAAAGGATGCTTGATTGTTGGAGAGAAGAGTTCCACTAACTCAGCAGCAGTCAACCTGATTTCCTGTTCATCCATATTAGCGCCGATTCCGAAAAAGTTTGATTCATATCGATAGAACAGTAATCGAGCCCAATTTGCTGTTAATTGTGGGTGCTCATTATCTGATAGAGACATTAAAGAAAAGAAACCAGGTTGACGTTCTTCTATTTTTAACCGTAAAGATTTTGCAAAAGGCGTTGAAAATTCTGTTGTCATGCCAGTAAATTTCCTTTCTCTAATTCTTCCTGCAATGCGCGTAATCGTTTGTATTGCTCACGAATTGTAAAAATATAATCTTCCCAAAAGTTCATCCTACCGCTCTTTTTCGCTGCAGACTTCATCATCTTCCAAATACGTACTGCTTGTTTATAGTTTAATCGCGATTTTTGATCCACTTCTTGAAGCGCGTAGTAATGGTAGAGTGGAAGCGTTACTTGGGGTGCTTCATCTAAAACATCCTTTAAGCCACAAGATTCTAAGTATGAAATGGAAGAAGGATATAGCTGATGAAGTGCAGCCCACTCGTCAAAACGCTTCGTTTTTAGTAGGTAATTTGAATATGGCTGAATCCCATATGTTCCAAATGCAGAATAGAGCATTAATTCTTCTTGTTCAGTTAAGACAATATTGTCGTAAATTAAACTTGCTCTTCGTACATACATTTGCCGATGTGTTGGTTTTAAATGTTCATGAATAAATTCCTGTAGGTAGGGAAGCACGGATTTTAATATAATTTCGCCAGCTTCCTGATTGTTCTGTGAAAATGACAATTTAGCGAGACCAAAGTAAACATCTAGCGTTGGTATATTTACCTTTTGCAGGGTTTCCCGTAACGACTCATGATCTTTTACCATTATATAAAATAAATTCATGACGAGGTGTAATGGGACATCTTCACTTAAATTAGGGTTTTCATCAGGGTTATCCATCAAGCTTGTCAGGATGGTTAGTTCTTTTTCTGCACGTTTCTTCTCAATAAAGACTGTATCCCAAAACGATAAATACAGATTCATTCTTCTGCTAAACTGACCATGCCGTTCTAACAATAGTTCACGGACCATGTTTTGTAACAAATCGAAAAATGGATCCGTTGCAAATAATCTAGAACCCCCTGAGAGCTCATGCATATTATCTTGAATTTTATTTAAGGTTTTATCGAAATAGTATTCAAAATAATGGCTTGTCACAGGTGTGTTTGTCCTGTTCAAGTGTTCCCATATTTTATTGAAAACGCCAATTTCCATAAACAAGTTATAGATTGGCTGCCATTCACGTTCATAAGGCATATGCTTTTTTAATTTGGTAAAAGCATTTTCAGCTAAGTTGGTAAGCAAAAAGCTGTCAGCTGGAACGGGTCTTCCTGGCTGCAATAAGTGCGACATCACTTCATTTACCATCGCAAGCCAATTCTCGGGAGTCCGCTCGGATGCTAATAGATGCAGTTGTACACTTTTTTTCTGGCGCCAATTCGTTACCCACTCTTGGACAGAATCATAGTATTGGTATAACGATAACAAAACGCTTACTTTATGGCGGCACCAATCGTTTTGCGGGCAACTACAAGTAATTCGTTCGTAATCAAAATTAACCGTGACTTCTGTTAATCGCACATCTTGAACAATGGTATGTAACGTTTGATATGCTGGGATGAAACGCTCAAACTGGACAGATTTATTTCGAACCGCAAACAATGCGCGGCGAATCAACTCCTCATCCTCCTGAACGGAAGGATGCAATTCGCGTTCCACTTGTTCTAACTGTGTATTTATAAACGATTGATGATCACGTGCAATCGTTGCAACAGATAAACTCACTTAACATCGCTCCTTAGAAAGACACATCTCATGCATGAATTGAACAAAGTCTAAAAACGCCACTTCCTATGGCAAGGACTTTGTGATCAACTTCTTGTTGGCCCAAGATCGTGTCCCTTCTTATACGGATTTTCTTGAATTGTTTGATTTTAATCCGCTAAAAAAGTCTTTCCCTTCATTATACCGTTAAATCAAGTGTATTGTTAGCATTTCGATTGAAAGTGTGGAGGGGGACTGTTATTTGAGAGGATGTTGGTTATTTGCGAGGGGATGGAATGGTGTTGGAAGTGGATTCGATGGAGATTTTGATTGAACGGACGAAAAGCGCGGTTAAGCGGACGAAAGAAAACATGAACGGACGAAACGCGTGGCTAAGCGGACGAAAGAAATTGTGAACGGACGAAAAGGGTAGCTAAGCGGACGAAAGAAATCGTGAAACGGACGAAACGTGTGGTTAAGCGGACGAAAGAAACGTGAACGGACGAAATGCGCGGCTAAGCGGACGAAAGAAATTGTGAACGGACGAAACGTGTGGCTAAGCGGACGAAAGAAACGCTGAACGGACGAAAAGTGAGGCTAAGCGGACGAAAGAAAACGTGAACGGACGAAAAGCGTGGCTAAGCGGACGAATCATCACCCCTATCCAGAAGTAACAAATTTATTCCATATTCCCGGTAAAAAAGAAAAATATAATCAAAATGGCACGGTTTGAAACTGTAAAAGTTTGGAGACCATATCAGTAACGAGGTAATCAAAGGCCCAAGCCATGGTTGAATGAAGCACAATGATCTAGCGAGTCATACAATTTTGAATGAGTCAATAATACGACCTACTATTTTATCTGAACGCAACACTATCCAGGAGCGAAAAGTTTTCTGAATTGTGTTCACAAAATAGACATTTTTCAGCGAAGGGTTACATAAGTATAAATAAACATAAATGTTCGTATTATCTACTCATCGAGGAATTTGATTCGATGAGAAATATTGAATAAAAACAACCTGGTTTAATTATAAAAATGGTAGAGTGCCTAAAGATACTTCGAGCTAAAAATATGTTATAATCAGAAATATCAGAATAATCGGATAATTAGGAGGGGTCAATATGATTCAAGTGCAATTTATGAAACCATTTTATACGAAAGTTGCAGGAGAGAATTTACGGTTAGTCTTTGCATATCAATACTTCTCGATTATGAAGGATAATGAATTGTATCATTTTGTTCCAGTCGAAGGGAAAGAGATTATTGTGAACTTGAATACGATGCAAATTGAAAACCTTTCTGAAATATTTGTTTTCCAACGTGGGAACCGTTATATTCGCATGCCATTGTATCAATTATTATTAATTTCAAATGTGCACGAACATTTGTCGCCAATTCTACAAAAGGCTTCATCTCAGAAGGATACGGTGAACCTTGTACCAAATGAATCAGATCAAGAAATTGACAGTGTGATCCGAGTGTTGGAAGAACAAAATATTGATCGATTAATTGATGAGGCTTTAGCTAATCGTGACGAAGAATTGTTTAATGATTTAGTGGAGCGAAAAACTGCACTACAACAGTAGTAGCTTTGTGAGCGGACATCGGAGGATTAACAACAGCATGAATACAATTGAAACATAAAAAGCACCTCGATACATATTTCATCGAAGGTGCTTATGTTCTATATTAAAGGGTTGGGATTAGATTAATGGAAGAAATCGCATGACGTGAACTATTTTAACAAGGGTCAAAAAGGTTTTGTACGTAGATTTCTGATTATTAGATAAAGTAGTGAATAACCAACACAACAATCCCTGATCCAATTATACCAAAGAGCCAATCTCCCAAAGTTAACTTACGTTTAGCTTCTTTCATCCATACCCCTCCTCTTTTACTAACCCCCGGACCTAGCAACTTTAGAACTACTAAATATAAGAAATTTAGTTAACCTTTAATCTATTCAAAAAGCCTCACTAGAAGTAGAACAGAAGTTTAGTTTTAGTTTGAAATCGTCAATTAGTCCTTTTGGATGTGGAAAAAATTGTGTGTTCTGT
Coding sequences:
- a CDS encoding flagellar hook-basal body protein — its product is MLRTMITATNTLSQLQSQIDTISNNIANSNTTGYKAKEAQFSELLYQQFNNDQLDPAARQSPVGIRYGAGAKIGQIQTNHAMGTLQRTDRDLDLALTKEKQYFNILMPEGEEGQRLVYSRQGDFYVTPVADGQVMLVNSDGYAVADSNGEAIYFPDNVSNFGLSEDGTLNVNYPDGEVLTVELGITELQKPQLMEHVKGTYIALPTNMDDLGFTANEVLTDLQGIGRAEIGITNGSLEMSNVNLSKEMTDLIKTQRSYQFNTRAISIADQMLGLINGIR
- a CDS encoding DNA-directed RNA polymerase subunit beta encodes the protein MTDELKSNSKETNVSPEAKKRKRSNKPEISPEQRRRWIQIRLIPIWARILLVLLLLFLATITGLMIGYGFIGDGEPMDALKWGAWQHILDLVNGKV
- the fabZ gene encoding 3-hydroxyacyl-ACP dehydratase FabZ, coding for MLTAEQIQEILPHRYPFLLVDRILELEEGKRAVGLKNVSINEDFFNGHFPGYPVMPGVLIIEALAQVGGVALLNSEQFKGRLAFLTGIDNARFKRQVIPGDQLRLEVEFVRLRGSMGKGHAVATVDGELVCEADILFAIGPVQPK
- a CDS encoding YwpF family protein; this encodes MKTFKMLSFELMTEKGRKQIPLEDGIVINQENSHKSWILELFISEKYKVIFEQLQASKEVFDVQVVISFPDNEPAPFRVVVSNIHVIGNRISVLLKGTITRRRTKYAEKLLKLLLEENLSGKELFERFEKGMRDRPLLKD
- a CDS encoding single-stranded DNA-binding protein gives rise to the protein MNQVGLVGRLTRDPMLREFPNNRFQTSFVLAINRNYRNNQGSVEADFVLCVAWGKLAERIVRYCGKGSLVGVNGRLHTRSYTNKEQNRIYTTEVYLDDVRFYTLKRPERQYGTTTPEKVSVEGNYVSQEHQEIDRQKVPDQFVLPETEDALPII
- a CDS encoding DEAD/DEAH box helicase encodes the protein MTTEFSTPFAKSLRLKIEERQPGFFSLMSLSDNEHPQLTANWARLLFYRYESNFFGIGANMDEQEIRLTAAELVELFSPTIKHPFVQHVGVDDQSKKIIASTNALQLLWNSSVLWDYAKTETAEEGKLHLSFKLPTEFAKDEFVTSAFKDIEIDLDYLTSVLTTAVQQKLAFAGLTENDLPTLLPFFKEGGWPLQKEHSIGNVKVALRLSEPEENSEEWLLETVLATNKTAKLWTPAIRKRHYPIPQAVPEKWVPIAEDIANLQNQMLELMDLSEHSISTDSFLHVSLEDAEVRKLLRDDFAKLGALGFDVILPAWLKELKQSKLRVKVSASNQSQKSMAGLDDILAFKWQLSMNGEELSPEEFRKIVDEKREFVRIGNEWFRIDANWMMEIRELMEKAEKENWTVRDLLFREIPEELAAPLEADEEELDDPFFAFELQKSLKSYLEQLQHKKGLPSVELPKGLQAELRPYQQEGFDWLVFMREQRFGAVLADDMGLGKTVQLISYLLHTYETMGESNPTIIICPTSVLGNWQKELARFAPTLKVHTHYSSSRMKDETFTTYLEKEKPNLILTTYGTISQDIEFLQTVHWSTIALDEAQNIKNMQTLQSRSIRKLVGTHHIALTGTPIENRLSELWAIFDFIHKGYLGSFGKFQEQFILPIERDESDRHKQILRAKISPFLLRRTKNDPDLMLNLPDKQESKEFCPLTREQAALYEGYIEDTLAQMENMTPFEKKGRILQMLSKLKQLCNHPALYLKEPFDEAKTMMNRSVKIKRIVELAAEIVDNGEQCLIFTQYIGMGHLLQHCFSELYNIDVPFLTGSMAKHQRDHLVEAFQNHEFPIFLLSLKAGGTGLNLTAANHVLHADRWWNPAVENQATDRAYRIGQTQFVQVHKFITLGTIEEKIDKMLEVKSALSQELIQSSNWLTELQEDELLDLLMLDTASVR
- a CDS encoding SWIM zinc finger family protein; protein product: MSLSVATIARDHQSFINTQLEQVERELHPSVQEDEELIRRALFAVRNKSVQFERFIPAYQTLHTIVQDVRLTEVTVNFDYERITCSCPQNDWCRHKVSVLLSLYQYYDSVQEWVTNWRQKKSVQLHLLASERTPENWLAMVNEVMSHLLQPGRPVPADSFLLTNLAENAFTKLKKHMPYEREWQPIYNLFMEIGVFNKIWEHLNRTNTPVTSHYFEYYFDKTLNKIQDNMHELSGGSRLFATDPFFDLLQNMVRELLLERHGQFSRRMNLYLSFWDTVFIEKKRAEKELTILTSLMDNPDENPNLSEDVPLHLVMNLFYIMVKDHESLRETLQKVNIPTLDVYFGLAKLSFSQNNQEAGEIILKSVLPYLQEFIHEHLKPTHRQMYVRRASLIYDNIVLTEQEELMLYSAFGTYGIQPYSNYLLKTKRFDEWAALHQLYPSSISYLESCGLKDVLDEAPQVTLPLYHYYALQEVDQKSRLNYKQAVRIWKMMKSAAKKSGRMNFWEDYIFTIREQYKRLRALQEELEKGNLLA
- a CDS encoding IDEAL domain-containing protein — its product is MIQVQFMKPFYTKVAGENLRLVFAYQYFSIMKDNELYHFVPVEGKEIIVNLNTMQIENLSEIFVFQRGNRYIRMPLYQLLLISNVHEHLSPILQKASSQKDTVNLVPNESDQEIDSVIRVLEEQNIDRLIDEALANRDEELFNDLVERKTALQQ